A single region of the Silene latifolia isolate original U9 population chromosome 8, ASM4854445v1, whole genome shotgun sequence genome encodes:
- the LOC141594411 gene encoding uncharacterized protein LOC141594411: protein MLKFIRNRPSLCLLKSSRRPKGEKRLLLLKKWKKRRSLFRPNRLEASGGVPAQFSDMEAARAQINDFSANMSGQLLSDNVVESSTKVVALLSSLMANAAALTSQAKEGLDAGLITACQLKDARAKIVSLEEELDGVNHEFHTSKSIESVLQSQLGSAREASRAAQACEVAAKNAEKVARKELQCNNLDYKTKEKLI from the exons ATGCTCAAGTTCATAAGGAACCGCCCTAGCTTGTGTCTCTTGAAGTCGTCCAGGCGTCCAAAAGGAGAAAAGAGGTTGTTATTGCTAAAGAaatggaagaagaggaggagccTATTCAGGCCCAACCGATTAGAAGCATCAGGGGGGGTGCCTGCCCAGTTTAGTGATATGGAAGCTGCTCGAGCACAGATAAATGATTTTTCTGCTAATATGAGCGGCCAACTATTATCTGATAATGTCGTTGAATCTTCTACTAAGGTTGTAGCTCTCCTGTCCTCTCTTATGGCAAATGCTGCTGCTCTTACTTCTCAGGCCAAAGAG GGTTTGGATGCTGGGTTGATTACCGCTTGCCAGCTTAAGGATGCCCGAGCTAAGATTGTCAGCTTGGAAGAGGAGTTGGACGGGGTTAACCATGAGTTTCATACGTCCAAGAGTATCGAGTCAGTACTTCAGTCCCAGCTAGGATCAGCCAGGGAAGCATCTAGGGCTGCTCAGGCTTGTGAGGTGGCagcaaaaaatgctgagaaggtGGCTAGGAAAGAGCTTCAATGTAACAACctggattataaaacaaaggaaaaacttatataa
- the LOC141596968 gene encoding germin-like protein subfamily 1 member 16: protein MEKNIIMLAMIGFCMAFVSFIHVVNAADPPPLQDFCVGVDDYKSSVFINGKFCKNPKDVTIQDFLYKGFDIPSNTSNSLAANALLINDALFPAVNTLGISIGRIDFGPFGLNQPHLHPLGSEIFAVLEGTLYIGFVTTDNKLFDAVIKKGDVVVFPQGLIHFQLNIGRTNALAIAGFGSQNPGRTNIANALFGTTPPIFSDVLTKAFQVNEKVIQKLHNQFIDEDDSIETGRSLLKLITEAT from the exons atggagaAGAATATAATAATGTTAGCCATGATTGGTTTTTGCATGGCGTTTGTTAGTTTTATTCACGTTGTTAATGCAGCTgatcctcctcctcttcaagactTTTGTGTTGGTGTTGACGATTATAAATCCTCAG TGTTTATCAATGGCAAATTTTGCAAGAATCCCAAGGACGTGACTATACAAGATTTCTTGTACAAAGGCTTTGACATACCTAGTAACACAAGTAACTCACTAGCAGCAAACGCACTTTTAATCAACGACGCTTTATTTCCAGCGGTAAACACTCTCGGAATATCCATAGGCCGAATCGACTTTGGCCCGTTCGGGCTAAACCAGCCTCATTTACACCCTCTCGGCTCGGAGATTTTCGCGGTGTTAGAGGGGACCCTATACATTGGATTTGTGACAACCGACAACAAGCTATTTGATGCGGTCATTAAAAAGGGTGACGTCGTGGTTTTTCCTCAAGGTTTAATACACTTTCAATTGAATATTGGTAGGACAAATGCATTGGCTATAGCTGGCTTTGGTAGCCAAAACCCGGGTCGAACTAATATTGCTAACGCTTTGTTCGGGACTACACCACCTATTTTTAGTGACGTTCTTACAAAAGCATTCCAGGTGAATGAGAAGGTGATACAGAAACTTCATAACCAGTTTATTGATGAAGACGATAGTATTGAGACCGGAAGATCGTTGCTAAAGCTCATAACGGAGGCCACATGA